The Mucilaginibacter gracilis genomic interval CTACAATCTTATATTTCAATATTTCCTACTATATCACAAACAGGTACTGCAGGATTTAGAGGACTATATTTATCAGCTTATATTACATCTCAAGGTAGCGGCAATAGTCAATCTTTAATAGATATAGGCACTAATACCGCAGCAAATGGAGCAGGGACGCACAATTCAAAGTTCTCGGTTAATTACTCTGGGGATACAAATATAGGAGGACAATTAGCAGTTCCCGGTGGTTCTATCATTACATCTGTTCCCTTTACGGCAGGTAATTTTTATGTTACAGGTTTTAATGCAGCAAGTCAACCTAGTACTCAAGCTACCTGGTTATTTGGCGGGGCTACTTCGGTACAACTTAGAGTTAACTTAGGAGGAACAACTATATCTAGTTTAACAGCTAATAATAATTATACCAATACTTTAATAGCGAATACAGGCTATAACACCGCATCAACCGGAACACATGCTTTTGCAAATAGCTTAACGGTTCTGCCGGTAACTTTGGGTACAAACAATGGTGCATCGGTTACCAATACAGCCTCTTTATATATCGACAATGCTGGTACAGGTGGTACTAATAATTATGCTCTTTATTCGGCTGCCGGCACGAATTATTTTGGAGGTAATACTATTTTTAATAGTCCTATTTGGGGCACCGGATTATCGTCGGGCAGCTCGGCATTCTTAGTAACGGGTGGGGCCACCATTGTTAACACAGCATCGGATGCAAAAGTTCAATTGGGTGGTTCAACAAATATGATGTGGCGTGTTTTGTTAAACGCTTCATCAGCTGCTTCTCTCAGTTCAGGGCTTTCTTATGCAAACTTAGTTGTGGGTTCTTCTCCGGTAGCGTTATCGGCTTCAGGCACCAGTCCTGTTATAGCCAATGTGGCCATTAATCCAATAGGAACCGTAACGACTGGAGGCGGTACAGCGACAGTAGGGGCAACTCTATATTTGGGTGGTGCAGGCACAGGAGCAGTTGATAATTATGCTTTATATTCTAAGTCAGGAGCCAATTACTTTGGTGGCAACTTACTAATTGGCACAACTTCCGATAATATAACTGACAAAGTGCAGGTGAGCGGTAACGTCAATTTACTAACACCCGGTAATAAAATAAAGATTGCGACCGGCACCAATGCATCTATTGGCACATCTACGCTGGTTGCGGGTACAATAACTATCAACACAACGGCAGTAAGTGCAAGTAGTATTATTATGATATGCCGTAAAGCTAACGGAGGCACTATCGGTGGTTTAACTTACGGTACTATAGTGGCCGGTACATCATTTGTGATAAGCAGCGATAGCTCGGCAGATACAAGCCAGGTTAACTGGTGGATATTAAACTAAATAAATCTGCATGCTTAGTGCCTTTTTATATGCTTTGCAGGCAATTTACCATTGTTTTTTGCTTGCAAAGCACTATTGCATTGGCCAATAACGATCCGGTTATTGGTTGCAACACAAATTTTTTCGCTTCAGTAAAAATGAAAACTTTATTAAAACAAGGCTGGCTGCGCTTTAGAAGCGCGGTGCCGCCAACGGTAAAAAAAATACAGATAGTACTTGGTATGGCTACAGCATCATTTGGGGCGGCAACGGCCATTACCTGGCCAGGCAAATTGTTGCTGGTTGGCACTTTTTGCGGATACGCGGCGGCGGTGTGCGGCGGTATTGTTTTAGCGCTGCAGTTTATACAGCAATCGGTAACGGTTTTTGAAACTCAAACCGAAGTTACCGTTAAGCAAACCACAACCGAAGTTAAATCAAATTTAAAACAACAATAACACAATGGGCAAATTAGCAATTGAAATTATAAATGTGGCCGGTAGCCAGTTGGGCGTTACCGAGGCTGCGGGCCATAACGATGGACCGGCTGTTGAAACCTACCTGAAAGCGGTTGGGTTGGGCAAGGGCTACGCCTGGTGCATGGCTTTTGTTTACTGGTGCGCCAAGCAGGCGTCGGCAAAATTAGGGCTTGTTAATCCGCTTAAAGCAACCGGCGGCGTGCTTGACGAGTGGCAGAGCGGGCGCGGAACTCACTTAACCCTGCCCGAACCGGGATGCATTTTTATTATGCACCATACCGAAGGTTACCATACCGGTATTGTTACCGGTGTTTTTGCCGACGGACTTTTGCACACTATTGAGGGCAACACCAATAACAACGGAAGCCGCGAAGGCACATCGGTGTTGCGCAAAACCAGGTATGTTAAAGATATGGTTGGTTTTATTAAACTGGAAGACAAACCGGCCTAAAGCATACGCCATGACTACCATAGAAACAAGAGAAATACGCGGAATTACACTAAGGATACTTTATTTGCTGGTTGCTTTTTCGGTGGTATCTACCGCCGGGATTATGACATCGTATTTCGGTTTAAAAAACGACAGCCAGTTGTTAGCCAACCAAATTGAGATACTTAAAATACAGTATAAAATAATAGACCAGCGTTTGGAGAAGATGGAAAACAAAAAAGATACCGAACGCTTAAAAAACACGCCCGAAAACCATGCCACAAACCAAAAAAATTTATCTGCCAATAGTCTTTTTGCTGATGCTCACTGGTTGCCAAACCCGCAAAACAGCAACAACTAAAACCGATGTTAGCACCGTTGTACATACAGTTAGCACCAGTAAAAAAGATGTATTGAGCATTGATACCGGTAAAACCCACAGCGAATTAAAGATAGCGAAAAACACGCGCGACTCCGACGAGATTGACATCGTACCCGATTCGGGCGCGGTTCAAAAAATTCAGATTACCGCGGGCTCAACCTTTGCATACACGGGTATAGCTAAAAGCATTGTGTTTAAAAAAACCGGAAGCAGCCAGTTAAGTCTCGCCCAAGCGGCACAAAGTAACATGGCCCGGATAACACATGTTACCCAAGCCGATAGTACTTTAAAAAACGAAACAAGTAAACAAATAAGCAAAAATAAAACCACCCAAACAAAGCCCAGTATAAGCTGGCTGGCCGCGTTGTTAGTGGGCATAGCCGTTGTTGGTATTATTGGCTATTTTGTTTTTAAACGTACTGTGGGTTAATCTTAATTACGAAACCGAAAAAAACTATCCCTAAAGCACAATATATATGTAAAAGATACACTAAAAGTCGGGTAAAAACCTTATTATTGTTGGTAAAAAAACCGTTTTGAGCATCATGTCCAAACTTTGCCAAAATCATAATTGTAGGTTTTATATTTGTTTTTTTAGGTAGCTAATCTTTTCCCCAAAACATATATGAGTGAAACTGTTCGTGTACAGGCAGTTAAACAGTTTGAGCAGTTAAATTTGCAATTAGATAATGAATTGCAGGAACTGGTAGCAATAGCGTCCGAAATTTGCGACACCCCAATAGCACTGATAAGTTTGCTTGATGAGCACACCCAATGGATAAAAGTAAGCAGGGGTATTAACATTGAAAGTGCCCCGCGCCAAATTTCTTTTTGCAACCACATTATACAAAGCCACAATGTATTAATCATTCCGGATACTTTACTTGATGAGCGTGTTGCAAACCACCCCTTGGTATTGGGCGGGCCATCGCTTCGCTTTTATGCAGGGACGCCGCTTATAAACCGCGATGGCCTTGTGCTTGGCACCTTTTGCGTGGCCCATAGTAAACCCCATAACTTAGATAAGCATCAGCAAATGATGCTAAAAATGCTATCTAAACAAGCTATGAGCATTATGGAACTCAAGTTAAACCATCAGCAGCTTGAAAAAAACAGGCAGCAGGCCGAGCAACAAAAACAAACCATTATTAATGCCGAAATAAGGCTACGGTCGTTTTTTGAAAGTTCGGCCAATTTACATGTGCTGCTTGATGCAAGCGGGCAGGTTTTAGATTACAATAAAACGGCATACAACTTTGTTAGAAAAGTACATAGTACCAAGCTATCCCGTGGCGATTTATTTATTACCTACCTCGCAACTTCGTTTATCAACACCTTTCTCGAAAAATTTAATTTGGCCCTTGCCGGGAAAAAAAGCTATGCCGAGGGCCTTACCAATTACGGCGAACTTGGCGAGGTATGGTGGGAAGCCAACTTTGCGCCGGCATGGAATGCTGTAAACGAGGTAATAGGCGTATCGTACAGTTTAAGAAACGTTACCGAGCGTAAACTATACGAGCAGCAAATACTGGCCCAAAACCAATCGCTGGTTAATATAGCGCACATCCAATCGCACGAGTACCGCGGCCCCCTAACCTCTATTATGGGTATGATGAACCTCATTAAAGAGGAAGGCTATCAGCCCCCTGTTGAATACCTTAAATTATTGGAGGTTGCCATTAATAAACTCGACGAAAAAATAAGGGCCATTGTTATCCATGTAAATAACCGCGACTTAAATAACGAAAGCGATACCAAGCTTTTTTAACACCATCCATCAACGCAAAGTAAAAAAGCCCTAGCGTGCTGACGGTTAAGTATGTATTTGCCCCTGTATCGTATTTATTACTTGATGACCTTTAAACCTTTAAGTAATTTTAATGTTGAAGATGATAACTAACTTGGTGTTGAGTTAAAACTGGATGTTATGAGCAAGATAAATTATAAAAAAACGATTGTATTGGGTGTAGGTGCGGTTGCCATTGTATCGGCAGGTTTTTTTATTACCCAACTACTGAGCCCCCCAAAGGTTACCGTTGATGTGGCCGATTTAGAGATTAAATTAAGGGCAGGTAAAAATGCTGTAAAAATAGGCTCGTCGCAAAACGCGGTGATAAGCGCATTAGGGCAGCCTAAGCAAATAGCACCCTACTCTACCCAGGCTCATTATAAGCAAGGCACGGTGCTAAACTATAATGGCGCTAAATTTATTTTTATACACGATAAGCTGGCCAACTTTGAAATAACATCGCACAAATACAACGTTGGTTTAGCCAGTGCCCACAAGTACAATGCAATTGGCAATACCGAAGCCGAATTGCCCGCTTTTAAAATTCAGGATAAAACGGCGCTGCTGGATGTTACCAACGACGACTCTACCACAAACCAATACCTGGAATACGATTTAAGCGACGCCGGCACGGTTACCAAAATTAGTTACAGCGATTATTAATTTACCGCTGCATTAACCGGGCAACGTATTTGCCAATAATATCAAACTCCAAATTAACGGTTGAGCCCACGCGCACTTGTTGTAAGTTGGTATGCTCCCAGGTGTAAGGAATAATAGCCACCGAAAAATAGTTGAGCCCTGAGTTTACTACCGTAAGGCTAATTCCGTTTACACAGATCGATCCTTTTTCTACCGTAACGTTGCCATTGGCGGCATCATACTCAAAAGTATATTCCCAACTGCCATCTAATACATTATAGGCAGTGCAAACGGCAGTTTGATCAACATGGCCCTGTACAATGTGGCCATCTAAGCGGGCATTCATTTGCATGCAACGCTCCAGGTTAACCAAATCGCCAACGTTAAAGGTGCCTATGTTGGTTTTGTTAAGCGTTTCGTCAATAGCCGTAACGGTATGTTCGCCATCGGCCAGGGCAACAACCGTTAAACAAACACCATTATGCGCCACCGACTGATCTATCTTTAAATCCTGCGCAATAGCCGATGCAACCGTGATATGCAGGTTGCCCCTATCGTGCCGCAAATTGGTTACCGTACCTAAAGTTTCTATTATTCCTGTAAACATAAGCCCCCTTCCGTCCCCTAAAGGGGATACTTTTTGATGGAGCTAAACTAATTATAATAATTGTGGCTTGCTGTTTGACAGGAAAGTTTTACACTTAATTTATTAATTGGATAAGTTTTATATAAACCGTGTTAATTTTTGGTGATGACGACGGTGCAAGAGAGGGTAACTATATATGAGTTGGGACAAAGGCTAAATATTGATATTATATAAGATTTTAAAAAATACTTGTTATTTATTCAAAAAGGTTATTATCTTTATGAAAACCTAATCAATTCAACCCTCTTGAATAAAAAAATACTTAATTCACTTAGAAATAGCATTCCTTGGATATTAGCCGGCCTTGGGGTTATATTCATTATAATGGGCGAAATATTAAATTTAACACAGTCTACAAAACCCATACTCGATTATTCTAAGGAAAAATTTAATGGTGCACTTATAGAAATAGGTAAAGCTGTCCTTATTAGTGGAGTAGCATCTATAACTTTAAATAGTCTTAGATATATGGGCATTTATAATGAGGAGCTTATTAAACTACTATTTGATACTAAATTTTTAAGGAATAGACACGATTTGCCATCGTACTGGCAAAAAGTCACAAAAGAGCTTTTAAGTGATAAGTTTCCTAAAATAAATGATTTGATTTTAAATGATGTACAAGAAATATACTTACCAACTTCGTCGTTTAAGTATTATGAAAACTTTTGGCAGCATACTAACATAAAGATGACCGACAAGAGCACTGAAATGATAGATATAGTACAAACCACCAAATTTACAGTTGTAGCTGTTGATAAAGATAAAACCGATCATCAACTATTTACCAATAGATGTTGTCATGGTGGTAAACATGCAAACGCTACGTACTCTGTTACGTCTTTGTTTATAAATAAAAAACCAATTACTCCTGAAATAGAAAATAATTACGAGGGTAACTTTTTAGATTCAAAGTTTTCTGTAACTTTATCTGGGAGCGACACGTATGAAATAGAAATGGTTTGTCGTAAAACATATAGCTTAAAAAACGATTGTATTATGGGATACAGACATCAAAACATTACCCATAATTCGACTGTTCAATTTCAATTAGATGGCGTAAAGGTAGAGTTTAATCCTCTCGGCACATTGAAAGATTTTGAAACAAAAACGCAAAATGACAGTTTGATTGTAAAAGAATATGTAGGTTTGTTGTATAAAAACCAAGGCTACACAGCTTATTTGAAAAAAAAATAAATTAATATCAAGCCAATAAATTAAAATGACCATGACAGCAACAAAAATTAGAATAACTTTCGACTGGGGAACTGTTGGGAGCGTAAAGGCTTAATCCATTAAAAGCCCTATAAATTATCGGGCTTTTTCGTTTTCAAAAAATCTATTCGGTT includes:
- a CDS encoding GAF domain-containing protein, with the protein product MSETVRVQAVKQFEQLNLQLDNELQELVAIASEICDTPIALISLLDEHTQWIKVSRGINIESAPRQISFCNHIIQSHNVLIIPDTLLDERVANHPLVLGGPSLRFYAGTPLINRDGLVLGTFCVAHSKPHNLDKHQQMMLKMLSKQAMSIMELKLNHQQLEKNRQQAEQQKQTIINAEIRLRSFFESSANLHVLLDASGQVLDYNKTAYNFVRKVHSTKLSRGDLFITYLATSFINTFLEKFNLALAGKKSYAEGLTNYGELGEVWWEANFAPAWNAVNEVIGVSYSLRNVTERKLYEQQILAQNQSLVNIAHIQSHEYRGPLTSIMGMMNLIKEEGYQPPVEYLKLLEVAINKLDEKIRAIVIHVNNRDLNNESDTKLF
- a CDS encoding CHAP domain-containing protein encodes the protein MGKLAIEIINVAGSQLGVTEAAGHNDGPAVETYLKAVGLGKGYAWCMAFVYWCAKQASAKLGLVNPLKATGGVLDEWQSGRGTHLTLPEPGCIFIMHHTEGYHTGIVTGVFADGLLHTIEGNTNNNGSREGTSVLRKTRYVKDMVGFIKLEDKPA
- a CDS encoding riboflavin synthase; this translates as MFTGIIETLGTVTNLRHDRGNLHITVASAIAQDLKIDQSVAHNGVCLTVVALADGEHTVTAIDETLNKTNIGTFNVGDLVNLERCMQMNARLDGHIVQGHVDQTAVCTAYNVLDGSWEYTFEYDAANGNVTVEKGSICVNGISLTVVNSGLNYFSVAIIPYTWEHTNLQQVRVGSTVNLEFDIIGKYVARLMQR